In Aspergillus nidulans FGSC A4 chromosome II, the genomic stretch ACCATGGCTACCAATTCAGGAGGACgactgagaaagagaaaatggAGCTGCAGCTCGGTAAGTACTCATGTCATACTGTCTTTCGAAGCACATCACCTTCAGGCCATTAGACTGACATTCGTTCGACAAGCTCACAACCGACTATGGGACCTGTCCAGGAAATGGTCAGTTTTCACACATCAATTTCACAGTCTAAGAAGTGGGTTCAAATTCCACTACGTCTCCAATGATATCTACGCCACAACCAGCGCCAGTAGACCTTTAGTTATCTTTATTCACGGCTTTCCTGACAGCTGGGGAGTATGGCGCCATATCCTCAGCGAGGAATCCCTGCAAAGTTCAGCGACGCTGGTCGCCGTTGATCTGCCTGGTTATGGAGGCTCTGAGAGCTTAGATAGATATTCGGCTACCGCCGTTCTTGAGAACCTTACCGAGTTCATCATTGCTATGAGAAAGAAGTATGGTATTGATGGACCTATAGCTACTCGTCAGCAGAGGACCATTATCATCGGGCATGACTGGGGCTGTGTACTTGCTATGCGACTGGCAGCTGATGCTCCTCAACTAGCTGATAGGTTCATCCTGACAAACGGGCCACTAGTACGTGTTATCCACCAACATCACCCTGTCGCTAGGCTCGACTGACACATGTCCCTAGATCCCCCTGGCAGTTTCTAACATCAGTATTCGGCTGTCATCCTTAGTGTACATGCTCAGGTGCTTCCTGCGCTCACCCGTTCGAGAGCGGTCATTATTGTTCAATGCCGCCAAGTCACTAAAGCCCATATTATTTCAATTGTGGCGTTCGGGATACATATTCGCCTTTCAACTTCCTCCGCTATTGATTGCCTACATTGGCAATGGAGCAAATCAAGCAACCCTAAAGCACATTCATAAAATGTCGTACGGCAACCGGAACTACACTCCTACTGACGCCGCAGAGTGCATGGCAAGCACACTTGGTCCATCTATTCACGAACGCATGACACAAACCGCTGATGGCCAGGCATATGCGGAATCCGCGGTGACCAGACCGGCGATCTCAAAGTTCGTCGAAATGTGCAGCTACTACCGAGACGGCACTGCTACCGCCCCCTGGAAGAAGTCTACTGAGACGGTAACAAGCCTCTGTGGCATTGCGGAAGAGAACGGAGCTCGGTGCATCGATAGTGACGCGAGAATACTCGACGACGGACCGCCAGGCGCCTTGAAAGCCAGTACGACCGTGGTCTGGGGCCAGAAGGACCATGCACTCACTCGGGAGCTGTGCCTAGATGGTATCTCGGactatcttcctcagcgTAGTCAGGTTGTTGAGCTTCCAGTCAGTGCACACTGGACGCCGATGGAGCTCGAGGGTCGGGTTGCTTTGGTCAAAGTGGCCGAGTGGGCTGTGAACGGCGAGCGTGAAGACATTGGAGCGGTTGTTGAGACCTGTTATCCCGAAGCAACGGTGACGGTTCAAAAATGAACTGTCTGAATGAGCTGTTCCTGGCTTCCACTGACGCCCTTCTAATGCTGCTTCTCCGGTTGATATTGCGACGTTGAGCCTTATTTGGGTTATCAACCTTCATCCTTGCGGTTGATCCCGCAGGGAGCCCAAGAACTATTCATATCGCCGTTTCGTGTTACATAGGTGGCGAGCCGATAGACATTTATTCAGCTAACCGGAAGAGTAGCTGGCGAACCATCCCAGTATATTTGACATACTGTCTTTGCTATGTAATATTTTCCCCGCCTGGAGGAAAGCACTGATAACTTGGTGATAAATCCATGCCCTAGGAGAAGCATTTCGAAATGTTGGAGTGGTGGGACTTTCCGGGTCTGATGCATATTAAAACAGAGGTCAAAGCTTCCAAAGCAGGTCTGGGCAGACAATCAAAGCATTGCAAAGACAAAGGCGGATGTGTCATTTCCTTTTCCGTCTTCCAACCAACCACCCCCTTCCAGACTTCAGCAATCTTCAGCCGCCCATCATATTGCGGAATAGTGTCTCTTAACTCGCAAATGATAAACTGTGATGACACAGGGTAACGTTTTCAGCGCATCATAGCACTGTCCCCTGAGAAATCCCTGCTGGTGGCGGGCGGGGTTGCTCCCGTCATAACGCGACTCCCGTGAGGGGAAACGGCCTCTAGCTCCAGCTCTACGGCGTACAgccgccagcggcaatcctccttccttcctccgttcttctccagcttcatcagTTTGGGGGTCGCTGCCTCCGTTCCTCTCGTTTTGCTTTCTGCCCGCACTGGTTGGCCGAATTTTGGGCGTTCTGTGCTGTAATTCGCTCGCGGGATGGTCACCCAAGGTGGTGCAGTCTATTGCACTGTAGGTACCCTGATTCTGG encodes the following:
- a CDS encoding alpha/beta fold hydrolase (transcript_id=CADANIAT00004598), producing the protein MASPLLALLRSVFVLGYGLFTMGVYFVVALYHGYQFRRTTEKEKMELQLAHHLQAIRLTFVRQAHNRLWDLSRKCWGVWRHILSEESLQSSATLVAVDLPGYGGSESLDRYSATAVLENLTEFIIAMRKKYGIDGPIATRQQRTIIIGHDWGCVLAMRLAADAPQLADRFILTNGPLIPLAVSNISIRLSSLVYMLRCFLRSPVRERSLLFNAAKSLKPILFQLWRSGYIFAFQLPPLLIAYIGNGANQATLKHIHKMSYGNRNYTPTDAAECMASTLGPSIHERMTQTADGQAYAESAVTRPAISKFVEMCSYYRDGTATAPWKKSTETVTSLCGIAEENGARCIDSDARILDDGPPGALKASTTVVWGQKDHALTRELCLDGISDYLPQRSQVVELPVSAHWTPMELEGRVALVKVAEWAVNGEREDIGAVVETCYPEATVTVQK